One Flammeovirga agarivorans DNA window includes the following coding sequences:
- a CDS encoding flippase — protein sequence MNKYLVLIFHLLSGRILKLSANFFIGIAIARSLGPEFFGEYSYLLTFSTVVLPIIDFGLNGVLQKKITEEENILLQYELIKYASIVKSIVGVILFCFFIVLGYLTLIDKEFYWGYFFILLTFLFRSDTVAQIYLTSYHKGKELSIIQVTSFLISLVLKLVGVYKSLSVNYFCFAFLSEYILLFIISWIVINKYLKVGNIIKVKLDISKYLPIIKLSFPLILSSFAGMINLKIDVFLIDYFLTAKDVGVYSVATRFSEVWYVIPSTLSLALYELIAKLKNKGQLQVFYDVFTLLSLLPIIIVLLTSKIFITFLFGDPYVEAANILNVHIISLLFIFWGAILSREIIILEKTKFSLIRHLFGAVINIVLNIILIPRYGLLMTAYSTLVSYFCSNVLICFFYKSFRSSAFMMLKSFFFGIRMKKNIKVILYEKNNN from the coding sequence ATGAATAAATATCTAGTTCTTATATTTCATTTATTATCAGGAAGGATTTTAAAATTATCTGCTAATTTCTTTATTGGTATTGCAATTGCAAGGTCATTAGGTCCTGAATTCTTTGGAGAGTATTCATATTTACTAACATTTTCTACAGTAGTTTTACCTATTATTGATTTCGGCCTAAATGGGGTATTGCAAAAAAAGATAACAGAAGAAGAAAATATATTATTACAATATGAACTTATTAAATATGCCTCAATAGTAAAATCTATTGTTGGTGTAATTTTATTTTGTTTTTTTATAGTATTAGGATATTTAACTCTTATTGATAAAGAGTTTTATTGGGGGTATTTCTTTATATTATTAACTTTTTTATTTAGATCTGATACTGTTGCCCAGATTTATTTAACTTCTTATCATAAAGGAAAAGAGTTATCGATTATTCAGGTTACATCATTTTTAATAAGCTTAGTTCTAAAACTAGTTGGGGTATATAAAAGTCTTTCTGTTAATTATTTCTGTTTTGCTTTTTTATCTGAATATATCTTACTTTTTATTATTTCTTGGATAGTAATTAATAAATACTTAAAAGTTGGAAATATTATTAAGGTAAAGCTTGATATAAGTAAATATTTACCAATAATTAAGCTAAGTTTTCCTTTAATTCTATCCTCTTTTGCAGGGATGATTAATTTAAAAATTGATGTATTTCTAATTGACTATTTCTTAACGGCCAAAGATGTGGGAGTGTATAGTGTGGCAACTAGATTTTCTGAAGTTTGGTATGTAATCCCAAGTACACTATCACTAGCGCTATATGAACTAATTGCAAAATTAAAGAACAAAGGTCAGTTACAAGTTTTTTATGATGTATTTACTCTTCTTTCTTTATTACCAATTATCATAGTCCTGTTGACTAGTAAAATTTTTATTACATTTTTATTTGGAGACCCATATGTAGAAGCAGCCAATATTTTAAATGTCCATATTATATCTTTATTGTTTATTTTTTGGGGAGCGATCTTGAGTAGAGAAATTATAATCCTTGAAAAAACAAAATTTTCTTTGATACGCCATTTATTTGGAGCTGTAATAAATATAGTCCTTAATATTATCTTGATTCCGAGGTATGGGTTATTAATGACTGCATATTCGACTTTAGTTTCATATTTTTGTTCGAATGTCTTGATTTGTTTTTTTTATAAGTCATTTAGAAGTTCGGCATTCATGATGTTAAAATCATTTTTCTTTGGAATAAGAATGAAAAAAAATATTAAAGTAATTCTTTATGAAAAAAATAATAATTAA
- a CDS encoding nitroreductase family protein encodes MKKIIINSIKKIITDIDNLLITFSRKFKFTSALYYFLFSRSFYRECQAVLEGRYKYLKNNKLSNSEALLRRNIHRIEKGLIMKPRRKVFALDYIEETVNAFIQFSSNSEIKGTPSYIWFKNVLESYFDAVDLNNEKLSKQFKLFQQLNLSSDHGNKRVPFRRSERLINTISYDQLKKLSLQRRSVRWYTNDKVPHKLIENAVDIAKLSPSACNRQPFYFRVIDDEALLKKVSGIPGGTAGFAHNFQMIIVVIGNLENYTFERDRHLIYIDSSLAIMSFLYGLEVQGLSSCVINWPDVPHLENKMNSVLDLENYERPIALISVGYASENDLIPYSEKKTINELIKYN; translated from the coding sequence ATGAAAAAAATAATAATTAATTCGATAAAAAAAATTATTACAGATATAGATAATCTGTTGATTACATTTTCTAGGAAATTTAAATTTACTTCAGCTCTTTATTATTTCTTGTTTTCAAGGTCATTTTATAGAGAATGCCAGGCTGTTTTAGAGGGGCGTTACAAATATTTGAAAAATAATAAACTTTCAAATTCTGAGGCTTTACTAAGAAGAAATATACATAGAATAGAAAAAGGGTTGATAATGAAACCACGCAGAAAGGTTTTTGCACTAGATTATATAGAGGAAACTGTGAATGCATTCATTCAATTTAGCAGTAATTCTGAAATAAAAGGGACACCTTCTTATATATGGTTCAAAAATGTTTTAGAATCTTATTTTGATGCTGTTGATTTAAATAACGAAAAATTATCAAAACAATTTAAATTATTTCAACAACTTAATTTAAGTAGTGATCATGGAAATAAAAGGGTCCCTTTTAGAAGAAGTGAACGGTTAATTAATACTATTTCATATGATCAATTAAAAAAACTGTCGTTGCAACGAAGATCAGTAAGGTGGTATACTAATGATAAGGTTCCTCATAAATTGATTGAAAACGCTGTTGATATAGCTAAACTATCACCAAGTGCTTGTAATAGACAACCTTTTTATTTTAGAGTTATTGATGATGAAGCATTATTAAAAAAAGTTTCAGGTATTCCTGGTGGAACTGCTGGTTTTGCACACAACTTTCAAATGATAATTGTTGTAATTGGTAACCTTGAAAATTATACATTCGAACGTGATAGACATCTTATTTATATAGATTCTTCATTAGCTATTATGTCATTTTTGTATGGTCTAGAAGTTCAGGGGTTAAGTTCATGTGTTATTAATTGGCCAGATGTTCCTCATTTAGAAAATAAAATGAATAGTGTGTTGGACTTAGAAAACTACGAAAGACCTATTGCATTAATTTCAGTAGGCTATGCATCAGAAAATGACTTAATACCATATTCTGAAAAGAAAACTATTAATGAACTTATAAAATATAATTAG
- a CDS encoding polysaccharide pyruvyl transferase family protein, producing MKILIVGGNFNNKGAELMLNTLVSKLNELFIEANVYLSSLVGTKTQRETLNVLELKGPLLHVGDGDKKFYFNWFLNYLPWYKGEGSLWDMDVIIDISGYAYSSKWGNSPVTNVDFILKHKSKKTKFIFLPQAFGPFDNDFIINKMRSVIERSDLIFARDKISYENLKNINNKNNIELFPDITLSYKSKTSSFEESKEVLIVPNKRMLDKSDNWSSNYISLLNIIIDRLNIANEKVSILIHDGEQGEDKELVNSLKGDFNVLLEEDPIKLKQKLSKAKFVIGSRFHALASSLSNSVPCIALGWSHKYEELFELYDLTDFAFLELDKLSILNKIDILLDRNLNSDLRKKITQQQENISDQNKLMWEIIENYIKK from the coding sequence ATGAAAATTTTAATTGTTGGAGGAAACTTTAATAATAAAGGTGCTGAATTAATGTTAAATACTTTAGTTTCAAAACTCAATGAACTTTTTATTGAGGCTAATGTATATTTAAGTTCATTAGTTGGAACTAAAACTCAAAGAGAGACATTAAATGTTTTAGAATTAAAAGGCCCTTTATTACATGTAGGAGATGGTGATAAAAAGTTTTATTTTAATTGGTTCTTAAACTATTTACCATGGTATAAAGGTGAAGGTAGTTTATGGGATATGGATGTAATTATAGATATCTCAGGATATGCTTATTCAAGTAAATGGGGTAATAGCCCAGTTACAAATGTTGATTTTATTTTAAAACACAAATCAAAAAAAACAAAATTTATATTCTTGCCTCAAGCTTTTGGTCCGTTTGATAATGATTTTATTATCAATAAAATGCGTAGTGTAATAGAAAGGTCAGACCTTATTTTTGCCCGAGATAAAATATCCTACGAAAATCTGAAAAATATAAATAATAAGAATAATATTGAATTATTTCCTGATATAACATTAAGTTATAAATCGAAAACATCATCTTTTGAAGAATCTAAAGAAGTGTTAATTGTTCCTAACAAGAGAATGTTAGATAAGTCTGACAATTGGAGTTCTAATTATATTTCTTTGTTGAATATAATTATTGATAGGCTAAATATAGCTAATGAAAAGGTTTCAATTTTAATTCATGATGGAGAACAAGGAGAGGATAAGGAATTAGTTAATTCACTAAAAGGTGATTTTAATGTACTATTAGAAGAAGATCCAATAAAGCTAAAACAAAAATTAAGTAAAGCTAAGTTTGTAATAGGATCTAGATTTCATGCTTTAGCTTCTTCTTTGTCGAATTCAGTGCCATGTATTGCTTTGGGGTGGTCTCATAAATATGAAGAATTGTTTGAGTTATATGACCTTACTGATTTCGCTTTTCTTGAATTAGATAAACTATCAATTTTAAATAAGATAGATATTTTATTAGATAGAAATCTAAATTCAGATCTTCGAAAAAAGATAACTCAACAACAAGAAAATATATCAGACCAAAATAAATTAATGTGGGAAATTATTGAAAACTACATTAAAAAATAA
- a CDS encoding glycosyltransferase family 4 protein has protein sequence MRNQYQIKALFITHNSEFYGANKSMLQLIIELRDNYNINPIVILPKGGSQSLTKELIKHDIYFLVENFLLWIYEDYNPLKEFVKNSLNKIYFYQIYKTIKDLEIDLIHTNTSVTNLGGFLSSKLKIPHIWHIREFGKEDYNIQFSCGFDKASKFMNDHANKIICISKALSKKYLNSSINPNKIKVIYNGLLVPDLNTISIEKFKDLSIINICLIGYLSSEKGQIDLIKAINQLIKDDDTLKNKLKVHFLGEGKENYIRELRELIKNNGLEEIFKFHGFVENVNLFLSRMHIGVVTSKAEAFGRVTIEYMLNRLIVIASDSGANKEIIRNGENGFIYQNQNILDLVDILKKVLKFDGDHFISTTDKSSKFAKDNFSSEKNSTLIYQIYKEVLSE, from the coding sequence ATGAGAAATCAATATCAAATTAAAGCTTTGTTTATTACTCATAATTCAGAGTTTTATGGAGCCAATAAATCCATGTTACAATTAATAATTGAATTAAGGGATAATTATAATATTAATCCAATTGTAATCTTACCTAAAGGAGGTTCTCAGTCTTTAACAAAAGAGCTAATTAAACATGATATTTATTTTTTGGTTGAAAATTTCTTGTTATGGATTTATGAAGACTATAATCCCTTAAAAGAATTTGTAAAGAATAGTCTAAATAAAATTTATTTTTATCAGATTTATAAAACTATTAAAGATTTAGAGATTGATCTTATACATACGAACACAAGTGTTACAAATTTAGGTGGATTTTTAAGTAGTAAGTTAAAAATACCACATATTTGGCATATACGAGAATTTGGAAAAGAAGATTATAATATTCAGTTTTCTTGTGGGTTTGATAAAGCAAGTAAATTCATGAATGATCATGCAAATAAGATCATTTGTATATCTAAAGCACTGTCAAAAAAGTATTTAAACTCATCAATTAACCCAAATAAAATTAAAGTTATTTATAATGGTCTATTAGTACCAGATTTAAATACAATAAGTATTGAAAAGTTTAAGGACTTATCAATAATTAATATTTGTTTAATAGGTTATCTTTCGTCTGAAAAAGGACAAATTGATTTGATTAAAGCTATAAATCAATTAATAAAGGATGATGATACATTAAAAAATAAATTAAAGGTCCATTTTCTTGGAGAAGGCAAAGAAAACTATATTCGAGAATTAAGAGAACTTATTAAAAATAATGGTCTAGAAGAAATATTTAAGTTTCATGGTTTTGTTGAAAATGTAAATTTATTTTTAAGTCGAATGCACATTGGTGTTGTGACTTCTAAAGCCGAAGCTTTTGGTAGAGTTACTATTGAGTATATGTTAAATAGATTAATAGTTATTGCTAGTGATAGTGGAGCTAATAAAGAAATTATTAGAAATGGAGAAAATGGTTTTATCTATCAAAATCAAAATATTTTAGATTTAGTAGATATATTAAAAAAGGTCTTGAAATTTGATGGAGACCATTTTATTTCTACTACGGATAAATCATCTAAGTTTGCAAAAGATAATTTTTCTTCGGAAAAAAACTCAACATTAATTTACCAAATTTATAAAGAAGTTCTTTCAGAATAA
- a CDS encoding glycosyltransferase family 2 protein: MKISFITSTYNAEKYLEETILSIINQKYKNFEYVIIDGGSQDRTIEIIKKYSSNLSYWSSEKDNGIYDAWNKALEVVTGDWIVFIGADDFIDSPSILQNLLPFLDNAEKNNIPFVYNKIKYINENKQLIEVAGDSWELSKKRLSKIMSVPHCGAFHHISLFKKYGKFDSSFKISGDYDFLLRSLRHEEAIFTDMVFVDMREGGVSSNLKGKLKGIEECKIALRKNNYPISKEISKWEFRIKMSILIKKILGEKILSFVTKFYRGL, translated from the coding sequence ATGAAAATATCCTTTATTACATCTACTTATAATGCTGAAAAATATTTAGAAGAAACTATTTTAAGTATTATTAATCAAAAATATAAAAACTTTGAATATGTCATAATAGACGGAGGATCACAAGATAGAACAATTGAAATTATCAAAAAATATTCATCAAATTTATCTTATTGGTCGTCTGAAAAAGACAACGGAATTTATGATGCATGGAATAAAGCTCTAGAAGTAGTGACAGGTGATTGGATTGTATTTATAGGTGCAGATGACTTTATTGACAGTCCAAGTATTTTGCAAAACTTATTACCTTTTTTAGATAATGCTGAAAAAAATAATATCCCTTTTGTTTACAATAAAATAAAATACATTAATGAGAATAAGCAACTAATTGAAGTTGCTGGAGATTCATGGGAATTATCGAAAAAGCGATTATCAAAAATTATGAGTGTTCCTCACTGTGGTGCTTTTCATCATATTTCTTTATTTAAGAAATATGGTAAATTTGATTCTTCATTTAAAATATCAGGAGACTATGATTTTCTTTTGAGAAGTTTAAGACATGAAGAAGCTATTTTTACTGATATGGTTTTTGTAGATATGAGAGAAGGAGGAGTAAGTAGTAATTTAAAGGGAAAGCTAAAAGGAATAGAAGAGTGTAAGATAGCTTTAAGAAAAAATAATTACCCGATCTCAAAAGAAATATCAAAATGGGAATTTAGAATTAAAATGTCAATTCTAATAAAAAAAATTCTTGGTGAAAAGATTTTATCTTTTGTAACAAAGTTCTATAGAGGATTATAA
- a CDS encoding O-antigen ligase family protein — protein sequence MTIIIIIKNIVYVNEFIESFKQKMPHPYLVPYFYGGGSNLEASWYSMNVAFFSSSNWKKFYSYFFIALFLSFLYSTRAAIVILFVILFFRIFTSNSSSIEKFLFTNLSIFSISIGLPYLLSKTNIIQRFSDIGHDPGSLGRFKLWGNAFNVFQSSNGLGLGAGNAIFGVESYINENLPEDNLHNIYLQFIVDFGLVGILLFLIFIFFIIFKAFKNNKINDPLFIFSCTYLIGGMIQFRGPDTLFWFIVSIFISTKTYDK from the coding sequence ATGACAATTATTATTATTATTAAAAATATTGTTTATGTTAATGAGTTTATTGAATCTTTCAAACAAAAAATGCCTCATCCGTATTTAGTTCCGTATTTTTATGGAGGAGGATCGAATTTAGAAGCTAGTTGGTACTCAATGAATGTTGCATTTTTTTCAAGTAGTAATTGGAAAAAGTTTTACTCATATTTTTTTATTGCATTATTTCTGAGTTTTTTATATTCAACAAGAGCAGCTATTGTTATCCTATTTGTTATTCTATTTTTTAGGATTTTTACTTCAAACTCATCTTCTATTGAAAAGTTTTTATTTACTAACTTGTCAATTTTTAGTATATCTATTGGTTTACCTTATTTATTAAGTAAAACCAATATAATTCAAAGATTCAGTGATATTGGACATGACCCAGGGAGTTTAGGGAGGTTTAAATTATGGGGTAATGCTTTTAATGTTTTTCAGTCAAGTAATGGTTTAGGATTAGGAGCAGGTAATGCAATCTTTGGTGTAGAAAGTTACATTAATGAAAACCTTCCAGAAGATAATTTACATAATATTTATTTGCAATTTATTGTTGATTTTGGTTTAGTTGGAATTTTATTATTCCTGATTTTTATTTTTTTTATAATCTTCAAAGCATTTAAAAATAATAAAATTAATGACCCACTTTTCATCTTTTCATGTACATATTTAATTGGTGGAATGATTCAATTTCGTGGTCCAGATACTCTTTTTTGGTTTATAGTAAGTATTTTTATTTCTACAAAAACATATGATAAATAA
- a CDS encoding glycosyltransferase produces the protein MINKSCILIPVYNSLESLKKTLLSIENTENIDLVLVDDGSNVPLDLNAIEKYYRAKGTINIIRISKNVGIERALNEGLKFIFSKDYTFIARLDCGDLVGKERFTIQEKFLLENPDVSIVGSDVKAIDENGNFLFDIKIPKNHDLIMKKMHFNCALIHPSVMIRLVLLQGEGYSLDYPAAEDYELFFRLSQYGKLASIDMPLTVIEINNTGISATKRKVQLQSRIKVIKKFGYISFLKQLGIIQAKILLLLPRNFINFLKKYR, from the coding sequence ATGATAAATAAATCTTGTATATTAATCCCAGTTTATAATAGTCTTGAATCATTAAAGAAAACACTACTATCAATTGAAAATACTGAGAATATAGATCTCGTATTAGTTGATGATGGTTCAAATGTACCTCTTGATCTTAATGCCATAGAAAAATATTATAGAGCAAAGGGGACAATTAATATAATTAGAATAAGTAAAAATGTAGGAATAGAAAGAGCCTTGAATGAAGGTTTGAAGTTTATTTTTTCTAAAGATTATACCTTTATAGCAAGATTAGATTGTGGAGACCTTGTCGGAAAGGAGAGATTTACAATTCAAGAAAAGTTTTTATTAGAAAATCCTGATGTTTCAATTGTAGGTAGCGATGTTAAAGCTATTGATGAAAATGGGAATTTTTTATTTGACATAAAAATACCTAAAAATCATGATTTGATAATGAAAAAAATGCATTTTAATTGTGCATTAATTCACCCCAGCGTCATGATTAGGTTGGTTCTTTTACAAGGTGAAGGTTATTCATTAGATTATCCTGCTGCAGAAGATTATGAATTATTTTTTAGATTATCACAATATGGTAAGTTAGCAAGTATAGATATGCCGTTAACAGTAATTGAAATTAATAATACAGGTATATCTGCAACGAAAAGAAAGGTTCAATTACAATCAAGAATTAAAGTAATAAAAAAGTTTGGTTATATTAGTTTTTTAAAACAATTAGGAATAATTCAAGCAAAAATCCTATTATTACTTCCACGTAATTTTATTAATTTTCTAAAGAAGTATCGTTAA
- a CDS encoding O-antigen ligase family protein, with protein MIRAFLNNYKLNLFFLLNATFILIPTPNIRSIILISSLILSFFFFKSNIIYDKRISILIILTSIYNLLFTISSFFISDFSKAFSSFISTWETRGLIILILIFAYFQQKKTKDVFIIIFIIFLNFICLYCFYKLPILSYFSMSEWDMVHRFISDITNLLKQHQIYISIGLCLSIFFSVNLSLTQSKLYILSSFLPLILLLLIASKMAIISLFITLPLLILHIYSFKKFISVILLSLFSLLILIFSLPNIKARFNHLTEVKTWSPPQGDWHLNINSTNMRIGIWYCAAKIIKNNPLYGVGNINKQSSLEECYKGYNTTAYDDFQYNSHNQYLESLLAAGIPCLISFLSLISYLIYISIKEKNLLLLSINLFFSLEFIVENIFEHQIGCFFWGFGIILSMKKINDTSLEN; from the coding sequence ATGATCAGAGCTTTTCTAAATAACTATAAGTTAAATTTATTTTTTCTATTAAATGCAACATTTATTTTAATCCCAACACCAAACATTCGAAGTATAATACTAATTTCAAGTTTAATACTAAGTTTTTTCTTTTTTAAATCGAATATCATTTATGACAAAAGAATATCAATCTTAATAATATTAACTTCTATATATAATTTATTATTTACTATAAGTTCTTTTTTTATTAGTGATTTCAGTAAAGCCTTTTCTAGTTTTATTTCGACATGGGAAACTAGGGGTTTAATAATATTAATATTAATTTTTGCTTACTTTCAACAGAAAAAAACTAAGGATGTATTCATTATTATCTTTATTATCTTTTTAAATTTTATATGTTTATACTGTTTCTATAAGTTACCTATTCTTTCATACTTTTCAATGTCAGAATGGGATATGGTTCATAGATTTATTAGTGATATCACAAATTTACTTAAACAGCATCAAATTTATATCTCAATAGGTCTGTGTTTATCAATATTTTTCTCTGTTAATCTATCTTTAACACAAAGTAAACTTTATATTTTATCTTCATTCTTGCCATTAATACTGCTATTATTAATTGCTTCGAAAATGGCAATTATTTCTTTATTTATAACTTTACCCCTACTCATTCTCCATATATATTCATTTAAGAAATTCATATCTGTCATTTTATTAAGCCTGTTCTCATTATTAATACTAATTTTTTCATTACCAAATATCAAAGCACGGTTTAATCATTTAACAGAGGTAAAAACTTGGTCTCCTCCACAAGGTGATTGGCATTTAAATATTAACTCTACCAATATGAGAATAGGAATTTGGTATTGTGCAGCAAAAATAATTAAAAATAATCCTCTTTATGGAGTTGGAAATATTAATAAACAATCTTCACTTGAAGAATGTTATAAAGGATATAATACTACTGCATATGATGACTTTCAATATAACTCTCATAACCAATATTTAGAATCATTACTTGCAGCAGGAATACCATGTCTAATTAGTTTTTTAAGTTTAATTTCATATCTCATTTATATATCAATTAAAGAAAAAAACTTATTACTACTTAGTATTAATTTATTTTTCTCTTTAGAATTTATTGTTGAAAATATTTTTGAACATCAAATTGGTTGCTTTTTTTGGGGATTTGGAATTATCTTATCCATGAAAAAAATTAACGATACTTCTTTAGAAAATTAA
- a CDS encoding glycosyltransferase, producing MKKRILHIANIAGGIETYISTIINSADSDKFEFLIINGTSSKKKIYNSKGQEILQYTINIEREIKPIIDLITLFQLLKLVLKLKPDIIHCHSAKSGILGRIIGVLFNIKTFYTPHAYSFLSSQSRLKKKFFILLEKFFTYFPATTLACSSSEGSLAINILNAKESKVKIWSNSLAPITNNDIQEVLIDDIHIDKDIIITSVGRPSFQKNTIKLVQIIKEIILENPNKSIKLLLIGVGHHSPDADRVNNFILENQLSKKIKLIKWMDRKNINYLLKNSFIYISTSRYEGLPYSLLEALRLSIPIIATDVMGNNDCVINNKTGFLVNDNEEFVTKINKLLNNNKIYEEFKSNSLAFFDNKFNLDKNIDKLEYIYDQSFSK from the coding sequence ATGAAAAAGAGAATATTACATATTGCAAATATTGCTGGAGGAATTGAAACTTATATATCAACTATTATCAATTCTGCTGATAGTGACAAGTTTGAATTTTTAATAATTAATGGAACTTCTTCAAAGAAAAAAATTTATAATTCGAAAGGACAAGAAATATTACAATACACAATTAATATTGAAAGAGAAATAAAGCCAATAATTGATCTTATCACTCTTTTTCAACTACTCAAGCTTGTACTTAAATTAAAACCAGATATAATTCACTGTCATAGTGCAAAAAGTGGTATCCTAGGAAGAATAATTGGTGTTTTGTTCAATATTAAGACATTTTACACTCCACATGCATATTCATTTTTAAGTTCTCAATCTAGACTTAAGAAAAAGTTTTTTATTTTACTAGAAAAGTTTTTCACCTACTTTCCTGCAACTACATTGGCTTGTTCATCATCTGAGGGAAGCTTAGCAATAAACATATTGAATGCTAAAGAAAGCAAAGTTAAAATTTGGTCTAATTCTTTAGCACCCATAACAAACAACGATATACAAGAAGTCTTAATAGATGATATTCACATTGATAAAGATATCATTATTACCTCAGTTGGTCGTCCAAGCTTTCAAAAAAATACAATAAAATTAGTTCAAATCATAAAAGAAATAATTCTTGAAAACCCTAATAAATCAATAAAGTTACTACTTATTGGTGTTGGTCATCACTCACCTGATGCTGACAGAGTCAATAATTTTATTTTAGAAAATCAATTATCTAAAAAAATAAAATTGATAAAATGGATGGATAGAAAAAATATCAATTACCTTTTAAAAAATAGTTTTATTTATATTTCAACATCTAGATATGAAGGATTACCATATTCATTGTTAGAAGCTTTAAGATTATCTATCCCTATTATTGCAACAGATGTTATGGGTAATAATGATTGTGTTATTAATAATAAAACTGGTTTTTTAGTCAATGATAATGAAGAGTTCGTTACTAAAATAAATAAGCTGCTAAACAATAATAAAATTTATGAGGAATTTAAAAGTAACTCATTAGCTTTTTTCGACAATAAATTTAACCTTGATAAAAATATCGATAAACTTGAATATATATATGATCAGAGCTTTTCTAAATAA
- a CDS encoding sugar transferase: protein MQRKTTKNFRSIIFRGLDTILINISFLIAYYLKFDKAFLIGDEWYNNVFILFNLSWFLLISTYLKPYNSNRLTRSFLRTFIQGCSIGLLHAAIFSTLLLIFKIQNQSREQLLLSYIIFCGLNITIKSFVLFIIRWLRERKGVDSKKYAIIGQGKLSEEINEFYKNHKEFGYNFNGYLNTSSHNSKNFKDYILKNEIDVIYICLPYILHSDVDKLVDIAYELNVDVKLVMDFRGFITRGLHLQYHDYIPVLDVDVKPLSNFGEVFIKRSFDIIFSLCVIIFGAPVYLFTALATKFSSNGPILYKQERVGKWGKPFHIYKFRSMFIDAEEKGPALSKGDKDPRITPWGRFMRKTRLDEIPQFFNVLKGDMAIVGPRPERQFFIDQIVERSPQYNKLKTVKPGITSIGQVLYGYAENVDEMIQRLRYDLLYLDNATLSTDIWLIFKTVEVMVLGKGK, encoded by the coding sequence ATGCAGAGAAAGACTACCAAGAATTTTAGATCTATTATATTTAGAGGGTTAGATACGATTTTAATTAATATTAGCTTCTTAATTGCATATTATTTAAAATTTGATAAAGCGTTTCTTATTGGAGATGAATGGTATAATAATGTGTTTATACTTTTCAATCTATCATGGTTTTTATTGATTTCAACTTATTTAAAACCTTATAACTCTAACAGATTAACAAGATCTTTTTTAAGAACCTTCATTCAAGGTTGTAGCATTGGTTTATTACATGCAGCAATATTTTCTACATTATTACTTATCTTCAAGATACAAAACCAATCAAGAGAACAATTACTACTAAGTTATATTATATTTTGTGGATTAAATATAACTATTAAATCATTTGTTCTATTTATTATTAGATGGCTTAGAGAGAGAAAAGGTGTTGACTCTAAAAAATATGCAATTATAGGGCAAGGAAAATTATCAGAAGAAATTAATGAGTTCTATAAAAATCACAAAGAATTTGGTTATAATTTCAATGGATACCTGAATACTTCTTCCCATAATTCGAAGAATTTCAAAGATTATATATTGAAAAATGAAATTGATGTCATTTACATTTGTCTTCCATACATTCTACATTCTGATGTAGATAAATTAGTTGATATTGCTTACGAATTAAATGTTGATGTTAAGTTAGTAATGGACTTTAGAGGCTTCATTACAAGAGGTTTGCATTTACAATACCATGATTATATCCCAGTTTTAGATGTTGATGTAAAACCTTTATCCAATTTTGGAGAAGTCTTTATCAAAAGGTCATTTGACATAATATTTTCATTATGTGTTATTATTTTTGGAGCACCCGTTTATTTATTTACAGCTTTAGCTACTAAATTCTCTTCAAACGGACCTATACTTTATAAGCAAGAAAGAGTTGGTAAATGGGGAAAACCATTTCACATCTATAAATTTAGGAGTATGTTTATTGATGCTGAAGAAAAAGGGCCTGCACTATCAAAAGGTGATAAAGATCCAAGAATTACTCCATGGGGTAGATTCATGCGAAAAACTAGATTAGATGAAATTCCTCAATTTTTTAATGTTCTAAAAGGAGATATGGCCATTGTTGGGCCACGTCCAGAAAGACAGTTTTTTATAGACCAAATAGTTGAAAGATCTCCTCAATATAATAAACTAAAAACCGTTAAACCTGGAATAACTTCAATAGGACAAGTCCTATATGGTTATGCTGAAAATGTTGACGAAATGATACAACGCTTGAGGTATGATTTACTTTATTTAGATAATGCTACATTATCAACAGATATTTGGTTAATATTTAAAACTGTTGAGGTAATGGTTCTTGGTAAAGGAAAATAA